A genomic segment from Hemitrygon akajei unplaced genomic scaffold, sHemAka1.3 Scf000096, whole genome shotgun sequence encodes:
- the LOC140723003 gene encoding uncharacterized protein yields MAHQRDPTGERTFTCSVCGKGFTCSPEVKVHQRVHTGERPFTCSDCGKGFTQSSNLLAHQRVHTGERPFTYSDCGKGFTRPSHLLAHQRVHTGERPFTCSDCSKGFTRTSHLLAHQRVHTGERPFTCSDCGKRFTQSSQLKVHQRVHTGERPFTCSNCGKGFTQSSQLKVHQRVHTGQGHSAAQTVGRDSLSQPTYKHTGQFTLGRGRSQTQA; encoded by the exons atggctcaccaacgAGATCCCACTGGGGAGCGGAcattcacctgctccgtctgtgggaagggattcacttgttcacctgaagtgaaggtacatcagagagttcacacaggggagcggccattcacatgctcagactgtgggaagggattcactcagtcatccaacctattggcacaccagcgagttcacacaggggagcgaCCATTCACCTATTCagactgtggtaagggattcactcggccatctcacctattggcacaccagcgagttcacactggggagcggccattcacctgttcagactgtagtaagggattcactcggacatctcacctattggcacaccagcgagttcacactggggagcggccattcacctgctcagactgtgggaagagattcactcagtcatctcaactgaaggtacatcagcgagttcacactggagagaggccgttcacctgctcaaactgtgggaagggattcactcagtcatcccaactgaag gtacatcagcgagttcacactgggcaaggccattcagctgctcagactgtgggaagggattcactcagtcagcccacctacaagcacactggtcagttcacactggggagaggccgttcacagaCTCAAGCCTGA